The Montipora capricornis isolate CH-2021 chromosome 1, ASM3666992v2, whole genome shotgun sequence genome contains a region encoding:
- the LOC138014410 gene encoding uncharacterized protein: protein MHSKRSTFQETGFYESIKSKNSEENFFKEISSNNVNPLNASTSFQDGRTEGDLVEQFTDFPTPQLLKEANQKYAALQRPVPSDMTGKLLPYPNVTPKSAVFDARRFQNVDKFAVEIQATRYNVTLQEFTNVLTEPWKDDEMAKVRVILRMAGSLSDLMSYAKFKCKDNDSTLAISANETGPDVFHGDVPVSSASFRSIRINLSSHLRKFDNPESISRKPELR, encoded by the exons ATGCACTCGAAACGTTCGACATTCCAAGAAACAGGATTTTACGAAAGCATAAAGAGCAAAAACTCTGAAGAAAACTTTTTTAAG gaaatttcttcaaacaatgTGAATCCCTTGAACGCGTCCACAAGTTTTCAAGACGGGAGAACAGAAGGAGACCTTGTTGAGCAATTTACAGATTTTCCAACTCCTCAGTTGCTCAAGGAAGCCAATCAGAAATACGCTGCATTACAACGTCCAGTGCCCAGTGACATGACGGGGAAGCTTTTGCCTTATCCAAATGTCACACCCAAATCAGCCGTGTTTGATGCTAGAAGATTTCAAAATGTGGACAAATTTGCAGTTGAG ATTCAAGCAACAAGATACAATGTTACACTACAG GAATTCACAAATGTCTTAACAGAACCTTGGAAGGATGACGAAATGGCAAAAGTCAGAGTGATCCTGCGAATGGCTGGCAGCCTCAGCGACCTGATGAGTTACGCAAAGTTCAAATGTAAGGATAATGACAGTACTCTTGCAATATCTGCAAATGAAACTGGACCGGACGTTTTTCATGGAGATGTGCCGGTAAGTTCCGCGTCTTTTAGAAGCATAAGGATCAATCTTTCGTCTCATTTACGGAAATTTGACAATCCGGAATCCATCTCTAGGAAACCAGAATTGCGCTAA